ATCTCTCCGCCATCCAACACAACGCGCGCCTCGTCCGATCGCTCGTCGGCCCCGGGTCCGCCATTCTCGCCGTGGTCAAAGCCGACGCCTACGGCCATGGCGTGAAACCCGTCGTTCGCGCGCTGGCGGAGGATGTCGAAATTTTCGGCGTCGCCAACCTTCGCGAAGCCCGCGAAATCGCGTCGGCGGGAACCGGTCGCGACATCATGATCCTCAGCCCTTGCCTGCCGGCCGAGAGGCGCGGCGCGGTGGCCGGGAATTTCATCGTCACCGTCTCCAGCGCCGCGGAAGCCGCCGCCTACTCGTCCCGCGGCGCGGCCCGCCTCAATTTCAAAATCGACACCGGCATGGGCCGCGTCGGTTGCCACCCCGACTCCGCGATCGAAACACTCCGCGATATCCTCCACCTCCCTCGCATCTCGATCCACAGCATCTCCACCCACCTTCCCAGCGCTGACGAGGACCCGCACTTCACCGAACAACAACTCCTCGGCTTTTCCCGCCTCCTCGCGCGCCTCCGCGAGATTCTCCCCGACGTCCGCGCCCATTCCCTCAACAGCGCTGGAATTCTCACCAGCCCCTCCGACGCGCTCGAAATCGTGCGGCCCGGCCTCATGCTCTACGGCTCCTCTCCGGTTCCAGAACTCCAGGAAAAACTCCGCCCGGCCCTTGCCTGGAAAACACGCGTCTCGCTCGTGCGAGACATCGCCGCAGGAACCGGAATCGGTTACGGCCGCACCTTCATAGCGCCCCATTCCATGCGGGTCGCAGTCCTCGCCGCCGGTTATGCCGATGGCTATCCGCGCCAAGTTTCAGGCCGCGGCGCCGAAGTTCTCATCCACGGGAAAAATTGCCCTCTCCTCGGCCGCGTCACCATGGACCAACTCGTCGTGGATGTTTCAAAAATTCCCGAAGTCCGCGAAGGCGACACCGCCACACTCCTCGGGTCCGATCCCGCCGGCGGCGAAATTCCCGCCGCCCGCCTCGCCGCGCTCGCCGACACCATCCCCTGGGACATCTTCACCGGCATCGGCCAGCGCGTCCGCCGATTCCACTCCCGCGCCTAGAGAAACCGCACCGTCAGCGGAAACCGATAAAGCATCCCGTTGCTCGCCTGGATCGCCCCCTTCGCCGCGAACACCACCCACGCCATCAACAACACCAAAGGAATCGCCAACGGAAAAATCAGGCACCACCCGATCGCCACGAAAATCCACGAGATCGCCATCCAGACCGTCCACGAAATCTGGAAATTCAAAACCTCCCGCCCCGCCGCATCCAGACCCGGCACGTCGTTTTTCTTCAGCAACCACACGATCAGCGGCGCCAGAACCTGCCCGAATCCCGCCAACACAAATCCCGCCAGCGCGCTGATGTGCACGATCGTGATCCAGCGCCGCGCCTCGGGCGAATCCGGTTCCAGGGAAGGTTTCGGTTCGGGGATCGGCGGTGGATTTTCCATGCGGCAAACATCCCCGCAATCCGCCGCGGGATCAAGGCGGGTCGAATCCCACGCCCGCCGTTCAAAAATCGAGTGGAATCGGCGCCGACCCAAGTTTATCAATCCCCGCTTATGAAACCGCTCCCCGCCCTCCTGCTGGCGTCCCTTTTCCTCGCTCTCCAACCCCTCACGCTCCTCGCGCAGTCCCAAAAAGCCCTCGAGGAAAACGAGGCCGCCTACGCGCTCTACTCCGCCGCCGACTACAAGGCCGCTGCCGAGGCCTACGAGGCTCTCATCCAAGGCTACCCGAACGACCTCATTCTCCAGACCGCCCTGATCCAGCTCGGCCTCTGCCGGTTTTTCCTCGGCGAGTTCGACCAAGCCTTGGCGAGCCTGGACAAAGCCAAAAACGGCCAGCCGCCCCTCACCGCCCAACAACTCCAGATCGTCGAAAACGTCCGCCCCCAAATCCTCGCCGCGAAAGCCATGGCCCTCCCGCCCGGCGACTCGGCCCGCAAGGGCAACTTCGACGAGGCGATCAAGGCCTACTCCGACTTCATCACAAAATATCCGCAATCTCCCGAGCTCGAAGCCGCCATCTACGGCCGCGCCCTCTGCGAATTCCAGATCGGCCAATTCGACAAAACCGTCACCGACCTCCAATCGAACCTTCAGAAATTCCCGAGCAGCCCAACCATCCAATCCAGCCAAAACCTGCTCGCTCTCGCCTACGCATCGCAAGGTGGAGAAATCCTCTCCAAAGAAGGCGGCGACAAGGCCGCGGGCCTCGATCTCCTCAAAAAAGCCGAGGACATCCTTCGAAAAATCATCACCGAGAAAAAAGACCTCGCCCTCGTTAACGACGCCCACTTCCAGCTCGGCGAAATCCTTTTCATGTCCGCCGCCTTCAGTCCCGAGGACCAGCGCGCCGCCATCTACGAGGAGGCCGCGCAAGCCTACATGTCGCTCATCCCGAAGGCCGAGGTCGTCGCCATGCAGCAGGAAAAAATCAAAGGATTCGCCGCCAAAAAAGCCGACGCCCTGCGCGCCCGCAACATGACCCTCAAGGCCCAGCTCGACCGCGACAACGAACGCGAACTCAAGAAACTCGCCGAGATTTCCGCCAAGCCCGACCAAACCGCCGCCGCCCTCCTCAAGCTCGGCGAAATCTTTTTCAACGCCGGAAAACACAACGAATCCCGCGTCGTCATTTCCCACGTCACGCCGTTCCTCTCCACCGACGACGAAAAAATGCGCGCCGGATATTTCAAGGCGCTCGGCTACACCGTCCAGGGTGCCGCCGAACCGGCCACCAAGGCCTACGACGCCTTCCAATCCTCCTTCAAAGGCAAGCCCATCGCCGAGAATCTTCCCTTCGCCATGGGAGCCATGTTCCTCGGCCGCGGCGACAACGAAACCGCCATCCGCTACTTCGAGGAATCCCTCCAAATCTACCCGCAGGGCCGCCTCGCCGGCCTCACCGTCGCGCAAAAAGCGCAAGCCCAGGTCGGCCTCCGGCAATACGAGGACGCCTTGAAAACCTTCGAGGCCAGCCTCGCGAACAACCCCTCGCCCGAGGTCGGAGTCGTCGCCCAATTCGGCATTGCGAACATCCACCGCGACACCGCGAAATGGGACGACGCCATCGTCGCCTACCAACTCGTCGTCGAAAAATATCCAAGCACCCCGCAAGCCGCCGAGTCCGCCTACTGGATCGCCGCCTGCACCCAGCAGAAAGGCGACAACGCCGCCGCCGCCCCGCTCCTCGAGGCCTTCATCCAAGCCAATTCCGGACACCCGCTCGAGCCGCTCGCCCTCTTCGCCCTCGGTAACGCCCGCATCGCAAACGGCCAGAAGGACGAGGGCATCGCGACCCTCGCCGAGGTCGTGGAAAAATTCCCCGATTCCCAACCCGCTCCCTTCACCTTCTTCGCCCGCGCCCAGGTTCTCGCCGCCGACCAGAACGCCGCCGGCATCAACGAACTCATGCGCGCCTTCATCGAAAAATATCCGAAGGACGACAAAATTTTCTTCGCCTTCAACAGCATCGCCCAAAACCAGACAAACGCCGCAGACCTCCCCGGTGCCGTCGCCACCTGGCAGGAGTTCACAAAAAATTATCCCGACCACCCGAACACGCCCGCCTCGATCGTCAAAACCGCCGAGCTCCAGCGCGCGCAGGCCGAGAAACTCGCGACCAACTACACCTCCCTCAACGAAGCCGACCGCGCGACGTGGATGGAAGCCGTCAACGGCTCCATCGCCACCCTCGAGCAAATGCTCGCCGCCTATCCCCAAAGCCCCGATGTCGCCGGCGGACTCCAGGCCCTCCTCGCCGCCCAGCGGCTGCTTCTCGGCTCCCAGCAAACCGACGAAACCCAAGTCGAATCCTACTTCCAGCAACTCGCCGACAAAACCTCCGACACCGGCGCGCGCAGCAAAATCCTCTTCACCCTCGCCGGTTTCATCGCGCAGAAGGACAAGGACCGCGCCCTCGCGAAGATGAACGAGGCCTACAACGCCCAGGTCGTCTATTCGCCCAAGGACATCGACATCTACGGCCTCGCGCTCATCGACGCCGGGAAAAACGACGAAGCCATCGCCGTCTTCGAAAAACTCGCCGCCGATTTTCCGATCCCCGCCGGAGTCGAACCCTCCGCCGCCCCGCCGAATGTCCAGGAGGCCCAAGCCACCGCCCTCTTCGGACGCGGCCGCGTCGCCCAGGCCAAAAACCAAACCGCCGAGGCCGGTGAATTTTTCAAACAACTCAAATCCACCTACCCCTGGTCGCCCAAAGGCCTCGAAGCCGACTACGGCATCGCCCAATCCCTCCGCGCCGAAAACAAACCCGACGAGGCCATGCCGCTCCTCGGCGCGATCATCCGCGCTCCGAACGCCACCGCCGAACTCCGCGCCAATTCCTTCCTCCTCTACGGCCATATCATGAAGGACAAGGCCGCCGCCGAATCCGATCCCAAGAAGCAGGAGGAGAACCGCGCCTCCGCCATCGATTTCTTCATGAAGATTCCGC
This genomic window from Chthoniobacterales bacterium contains:
- the alr gene encoding alanine racemase — encoded protein: MTRIPANVRTWVEVDLSAIQHNARLVRSLVGPGSAILAVVKADAYGHGVKPVVRALAEDVEIFGVANLREAREIASAGTGRDIMILSPCLPAERRGAVAGNFIVTVSSAAEAAAYSSRGAARLNFKIDTGMGRVGCHPDSAIETLRDILHLPRISIHSISTHLPSADEDPHFTEQQLLGFSRLLARLREILPDVRAHSLNSAGILTSPSDALEIVRPGLMLYGSSPVPELQEKLRPALAWKTRVSLVRDIAAGTGIGYGRTFIAPHSMRVAVLAAGYADGYPRQVSGRGAEVLIHGKNCPLLGRVTMDQLVVDVSKIPEVREGDTATLLGSDPAGGEIPAARLAALADTIPWDIFTGIGQRVRRFHSRA
- a CDS encoding DUF4870 domain-containing protein, with product MENPPPIPEPKPSLEPDSPEARRWITIVHISALAGFVLAGFGQVLAPLIVWLLKKNDVPGLDAAGREVLNFQISWTVWMAISWIFVAIGWCLIFPLAIPLVLLMAWVVFAAKGAIQASNGMLYRFPLTVRFL
- a CDS encoding tetratricopeptide repeat protein gives rise to the protein MKPLPALLLASLFLALQPLTLLAQSQKALEENEAAYALYSAADYKAAAEAYEALIQGYPNDLILQTALIQLGLCRFFLGEFDQALASLDKAKNGQPPLTAQQLQIVENVRPQILAAKAMALPPGDSARKGNFDEAIKAYSDFITKYPQSPELEAAIYGRALCEFQIGQFDKTVTDLQSNLQKFPSSPTIQSSQNLLALAYASQGGEILSKEGGDKAAGLDLLKKAEDILRKIITEKKDLALVNDAHFQLGEILFMSAAFSPEDQRAAIYEEAAQAYMSLIPKAEVVAMQQEKIKGFAAKKADALRARNMTLKAQLDRDNERELKKLAEISAKPDQTAAALLKLGEIFFNAGKHNESRVVISHVTPFLSTDDEKMRAGYFKALGYTVQGAAEPATKAYDAFQSSFKGKPIAENLPFAMGAMFLGRGDNETAIRYFEESLQIYPQGRLAGLTVAQKAQAQVGLRQYEDALKTFEASLANNPSPEVGVVAQFGIANIHRDTAKWDDAIVAYQLVVEKYPSTPQAAESAYWIAACTQQKGDNAAAAPLLEAFIQANSGHPLEPLALFALGNARIANGQKDEGIATLAEVVEKFPDSQPAPFTFFARAQVLAADQNAAGINELMRAFIEKYPKDDKIFFAFNSIAQNQTNAADLPGAVATWQEFTKNYPDHPNTPASIVKTAELQRAQAEKLATNYTSLNEADRATWMEAVNGSIATLEQMLAAYPQSPDVAGGLQALLAAQRLLLGSQQTDETQVESYFQQLADKTSDTGARSKILFTLAGFIAQKDKDRALAKMNEAYNAQVVYSPKDIDIYGLALIDAGKNDEAIAVFEKLAADFPIPAGVEPSAAPPNVQEAQATALFGRGRVAQAKNQTAEAGEFFKQLKSTYPWSPKGLEADYGIAQSLRAENKPDEAMPLLGAIIRAPNATAELRANSFLLYGHIMKDKAAAESDPKKQEENRASAIDFFMKIPQFYSGVPAAAAEGLWEGGQLLEMQAAASQDPAFKTQQLSRARAAYEQLTKEFSNDKFAPQAQQ